In one window of Carassius auratus strain Wakin chromosome 28, ASM336829v1, whole genome shotgun sequence DNA:
- the LOC113047264 gene encoding coiled-coil domain-containing protein 103-like, producing MEKSGLINFSSLEKELQAALEADRRYQRENEAKFRALNQNVASYEEFRDIVLASHLKALDRKDISGAPRKQPWNPIAFGTKHESALSEEVQPKLSEIQPRSASEFIREWRRFAGSSLEKYSLLVSLGGKALQEIFRTEVGLGLLGEFLLILSQCLKSGDEEIVIGVLDGLSSTGRFGLNLSLLSQAEQKACEELFHQLQVTAGDSSDTSLAREASLTAKLKALMGKYGIQK from the exons ATGGAGAAGTCTGGTCTGATAAATTTCAGTTCACTTGAAAAGGAGCTTCAAGCGGCGCTGGAAGCGGACAGGAGATATCAGAGGGAGAATGAAGCCAAGTTTCGTGCTTTAAACCAAAATGTCGCCAGCTATGAAGAATTCAG GGATATAGTACTTGCATCTCACTTGAAGGCCCTTGACAGAAAGGACATCTCTGGTGCTCCTCGAAAGCAGCCCTGGAATCCCATTGCTTTTGGCACAAAGCATGAGAGCGCTTTATCTGAGGAGGTCCAG CCGAAGTTATCTGAGATCCAGCCAAGAAGTGCGTCAGAGTTCATCCGTGAGTGGCGCAGGTTTGCGGGAAGTTCACTGGAAAAGTACAGTCTCCTTGTGAGTCTGGGAGGCAAGGCTCTGCAGGAGATCTTCAGGACTGAGGTTGGCCTTGGTCTCCTCGGCGAGTTCCTTCTgattctgtcacagtgtctgaaGTCAGGAGACGAGGAAATAGTGATCGGCGTGCTAGACGGCCTTTCCAGCACTGGCCGTTTTGGGCTTAACCTGTCTCTTCTAAGTCAGGCAGAACAAAAAGCCTGTGAGGAGCTTTTCCACCAGCTACAAGTTACAGCAGGTGATTCTTCTGACACGTCATTGGCTCGTGAGGCAAGTCTTACAGCAAAACTGAAAGCGTTGATGGGAAAATATGGCATCCAGAAATAG